TGTTTGTTGTTTGGGTTAACGTCAGGGTGAAATTTCCGGGCTAGTTTGCGAAAAGCTTGTTTAATGTCCTCTTGACTGGCAGCTTTACTCACTCCCAAAATTGCGTAATAGTCTTTGAAGTCGGTTGCAGCCATCTACCAGCCTCCTCTATAAATTAGCGTTATGTTTATTTTTAAGATGTGAGATTTATTCTTTGCTTAGGTATAATGCCTAGCAATAATACTCTGATTTTAAATTAACAAAGAATACAGAAAATCAAGTGTGGTTCTTGCTCACCGCGTCAGCGCAATTTCCGTACTCCCGTCTTTCCTGTCCTTGTTTGAAGTGAATTAAGCAGTCTAATCCTTCTTGTAGGCTTGGGGGAGCATCTCGGAGTTGACGGTGCATCCGCAAGATGATTTCTTCAGGAACTAAGCGAGCTTCTTTTGGAGAAGCTGCGGTAAAACGCTTTTTATTGCGTGCTAAACACAGCCAAACTGGGGTATCCACCCAAATTCCAGTTATGTGGGTAAAACCTTTGTTGCGGGCTAAGGCGATGAGTTCACGACGATGGCGTCGCTGGGCATTGGTGGCGTCGTAAACTGCCGTTCTATGAG
This region of Nostoc sp. UHCC 0302 genomic DNA includes:
- a CDS encoding AAA family ATPase — its product is MTKLLLLIGLPGSGKSTLAKQLLGECPQMQLISTDSIRGQLFGSEAIQGSWLAIWREVERQLQQAIASHRTAVYDATNAQRRHRRELIALARNKGFTHITGIWVDTPVWLCLARNKKRFTAASPKEARLVPEEIILRMHRQLRDAPPSLQEGLDCLIHFKQGQERREYGNCADAVSKNHT